The following coding sequences lie in one Sphingobium sp. KCTC 72723 genomic window:
- a CDS encoding hydantoinase B/oxoprolinase family protein, translating to MDWQFWIDRGGTFTDVVARDPGGRLHTVKLLSSDPERYADAAVEAVRRLTRAGADGDEGPIPPCALRIGTTIATNALLERKGEPVLLAVTRGFRDAIRIGYQDRPDLFARRIILPDPLHADVVEVDERVMADGTVRTPIDGAAARAALQSAYDRGLRSVAILLMHGYLHPDHERALAAIAAEIGFTQISASHDVAPLIKLVGRGDTTLADAYLSPVLRTYVDGLRDALGDGADMLFMQSSGGLTRGDLFRGKDAVLSGPAGGIVGMARTAEQAGFRQVIGFDMGGTSTDVSHYAGSYERDNEARVAGVRLRAPMMRIHTIAAGGGSICTFVDGRFRVGPDSAGAVPGPACYRRGGPLTITDCNVMLGKIQPDHFPSLFGPDGDQPIDTQVVAARFADICAQVARETGRAMTPRDAAQGFVAVAVASMANAIKRISVARGHDVTRYTLASFGGAGGQHACLVADALGMDRVMIHPLGGVLSAYGMGLADRRAVRERTLALPLSDEGMAALDEAIGALAHAARGDLPEADRTQTLLRLRYDGTDSLFDVPLASADAMRANFLNKHRARFGFDGQGRILIDMARVEAIASVDGEMDIMVQIAAQAASPVASVDYAGAPAHVYDRAGLCADSLIDGPALIIDAVSTTAVEPGWRARLDGFGNLILTRHVARPAPQDADASMVDPVRLEVMGGLFMAIAEEMGAALQHSASSVNIRERLDFSCALFDAAGNLVANAPHMPVHLGSMGDSIRTIMRRRGQGEDGQPIDGRGMLPGDVYALNAPYDGGTHLPDVTVVMPVFVAGDVPSFYVAARGHHADIGGITPGSMPPGSVSVEEEGVILDNLLVVDRGVFREAAVRALLASGPWPARNIDQNIADLSAQIAACAKGAGELARISDSYGIETIAAYMGHVQDQAEAAVRRLIERLSDGSFTYAMDNGASVHVAVHVDRENRAATVDFTGSSTQLPGNFNAPVSVVRAAVLYVVRTLIDEAVPMNDGCLKPISVIVPDGSMLRPRHPAAVVAGNVETSQVVTDTLFGALGVMAGAQGTMNNFTFGNDRHQYYETIAGGSGAGPDFDGADVVQTHMTNSRLTDPEILETRFPVLLEAFSIRAGSGGAGLHRGGNGGLRRIRFLEDMTAGILSNRRIVPPFGLDGGASGDVGRNRVERADGRVELLGSTATAALKAGDLFVIETPGGGGYGAADPGF from the coding sequence ATGGACTGGCAATTCTGGATCGATCGCGGTGGCACTTTTACGGACGTGGTGGCGCGCGACCCCGGCGGGCGGCTGCACACGGTCAAATTGCTGTCCAGCGATCCCGAACGCTATGCCGATGCGGCAGTGGAGGCGGTGCGGCGGCTGACGCGGGCGGGCGCGGATGGGGACGAGGGGCCGATCCCGCCCTGTGCGCTGCGCATCGGCACGACTATTGCCACCAACGCACTGCTGGAGCGTAAGGGCGAGCCGGTGCTGCTGGCGGTGACGCGCGGTTTTCGCGACGCGATCCGCATCGGCTATCAGGACCGGCCGGACCTGTTTGCGCGGCGGATCATCCTGCCCGATCCGCTTCATGCCGATGTAGTGGAGGTGGACGAGCGGGTGATGGCGGACGGGACGGTGCGCACGCCGATCGACGGCGCAGCGGCCCGCGCGGCGTTGCAATCGGCCTATGATCGCGGTTTGCGCAGCGTCGCCATCCTGTTGATGCACGGCTATCTTCATCCCGATCATGAGCGCGCGCTGGCGGCCATCGCGGCGGAAATAGGCTTTACCCAGATCAGCGCCAGCCATGATGTCGCGCCGCTGATCAAGCTGGTCGGGCGCGGGGATACGACGCTGGCCGATGCCTATCTGTCGCCGGTGCTGCGCACCTATGTCGATGGCCTGCGCGATGCCTTGGGCGACGGGGCCGACATGCTGTTCATGCAGTCGAGTGGCGGGCTGACGCGCGGCGACCTGTTCCGGGGCAAGGATGCGGTGCTTTCCGGTCCGGCGGGCGGCATCGTGGGGATGGCGCGCACGGCGGAGCAGGCGGGTTTCCGCCAAGTGATCGGTTTCGACATGGGCGGCACATCGACCGACGTGTCGCATTATGCGGGCAGTTACGAGCGCGACAATGAAGCGCGGGTGGCCGGCGTGCGGTTGCGCGCGCCGATGATGCGGATACACACGATCGCGGCCGGTGGCGGTTCTATCTGCACGTTTGTGGACGGCCGTTTTCGCGTCGGGCCGGACAGCGCGGGGGCGGTGCCGGGACCGGCCTGCTACCGGCGGGGCGGACCGCTCACCATCACCGATTGCAACGTCATGCTGGGCAAGATCCAGCCTGATCATTTCCCCAGCCTGTTCGGCCCGGATGGCGACCAGCCGATCGATACGCAGGTCGTGGCGGCGCGCTTTGCCGACATCTGCGCGCAGGTCGCACGCGAAACCGGGCGGGCCATGACCCCGCGCGATGCGGCGCAGGGCTTTGTCGCCGTTGCCGTCGCCAGCATGGCCAATGCGATCAAGCGCATATCGGTCGCGCGCGGGCATGACGTGACGCGCTACACCTTGGCCAGTTTTGGCGGGGCCGGGGGTCAACATGCCTGTCTGGTCGCCGATGCGCTGGGCATGGACAGAGTGATGATCCATCCGCTGGGCGGGGTGCTGTCCGCCTATGGCATGGGGCTGGCGGATCGGCGGGCGGTGCGGGAACGGACGCTGGCGCTGCCGCTGAGTGACGAAGGCATGGCGGCGCTGGACGAGGCGATCGGTGCGCTGGCGCACGCGGCGCGGGGCGATTTACCGGAGGCCGACCGCACGCAAACATTGTTGCGGTTGCGCTATGACGGCACCGACAGCCTGTTCGACGTGCCGTTGGCCAGTGCCGATGCGATGCGCGCCAATTTCCTGAACAAACACCGCGCCCGCTTCGGATTTGACGGGCAGGGCCGCATCCTGATCGACATGGCGCGGGTGGAGGCGATCGCTTCGGTAGACGGCGAGATGGACATTATGGTGCAGATTGCAGCGCAGGCCGCGTCGCCCGTCGCCAGCGTCGATTATGCCGGTGCGCCAGCGCATGTTTACGACCGGGCGGGGCTGTGCGCAGACAGCCTGATCGATGGGCCTGCGCTGATCATCGACGCGGTATCGACGACGGCGGTGGAGCCGGGCTGGCGGGCGCGGCTGGACGGCTTTGGTAATCTGATCCTGACCCGGCATGTCGCGCGCCCGGCCCCGCAGGACGCGGACGCCAGCATGGTCGATCCCGTCCGGCTGGAAGTGATGGGCGGGCTGTTCATGGCCATTGCCGAGGAAATGGGGGCGGCGCTTCAGCATAGTGCTTCGTCCGTCAATATCCGAGAAAGGCTGGACTTTTCCTGCGCGCTGTTCGACGCGGCGGGCAATCTGGTCGCCAATGCGCCGCACATGCCGGTCCATCTGGGCAGCATGGGCGACAGCATCCGCACGATCATGCGGCGGCGCGGGCAAGGGGAGGACGGCCAGCCCATCGACGGTCGGGGGATGTTGCCGGGCGACGTCTATGCGCTCAACGCGCCTTATGATGGCGGCACCCATTTGCCCGATGTGACGGTGGTGATGCCGGTGTTCGTGGCGGGAGACGTGCCGTCCTTCTACGTCGCGGCGCGGGGGCATCATGCCGATATTGGCGGCATCACGCCCGGATCCATGCCGCCGGGCAGCGTCAGCGTGGAGGAAGAAGGCGTCATCCTCGACAATCTGCTGGTGGTCGATCGTGGTGTTTTCCGCGAAGCGGCAGTGCGCGCGCTGCTGGCGTCGGGACCATGGCCCGCGCGCAATATCGACCAGAATATCGCCGACCTGTCGGCGCAGATCGCGGCCTGCGCCAAGGGGGCGGGGGAGCTGGCGCGGATCAGTGACAGTTACGGTATCGAAACGATAGCCGCCTATATGGGCCATGTGCAGGATCAGGCCGAAGCGGCGGTGCGCCGCCTGATCGAGCGGCTGTCGGACGGCAGTTTCACCTATGCAATGGATAATGGCGCGAGCGTCCATGTCGCTGTCCATGTCGACCGGGAAAATCGCGCTGCGACCGTTGATTTTACAGGATCTTCCACCCAGTTGCCGGGCAATTTCAACGCGCCGGTTTCGGTCGTGCGGGCCGCTGTCCTCTATGTCGTGCGGACGCTGATCGACGAAGCCGTGCCGATGAATGACGGGTGCCTGAAACCCATCAGCGTCATCGTGCCGGACGGGTCGATGCTGCGACCGCGCCATCCCGCCGCCGTGGTCGCGGGCAATGTCGAAACCAGCCAGGTGGTGACCGATACGCTGTTCGGCGCGCTGGGCGTGATGGCGGGCGCGCAGGGGACGATGAACAATTTCACCTTCGGCAATGATCGCCACCAATATTATGAGACGATTGCAGGCGGCAGCGGCGCGGGACCGGATTTCGACGGCGCGGACGTGGTGCAGACGCACATGACCAACAGCCGCCTGACTGACCCCGAAATCCTCGAAACCCGCTTCCCTGTGTTGTTGGAGGCATTTTCCATCCGGGCCGGGTCGGGCGGGGCAGGCCTGCACCGGGGCGGCAATGGCGGCCTGCGCCGCATCCGCTTTCTGGAGGATATGACGGCAGGCATATTGTCCAACCGCCGCATCGTCCCGCCCTTCGGCCTTGATGGCGGCGCGTCGGGCGATGTGGGGCGCAACCGGGTGGAGCGGGCCGATGGCAGGGTCGAATTGCTCGGATCGACAGCGACCGCTGCGCTCAAGGCAGGCGACCTGTTCGTGATCGAAACGCCGGGCGGCGGGGGATATGGGGCGGCTGATCCTGGGTTCTAG
- a CDS encoding class II aldolase/adducin family protein: MAPADMPPAEREARQQLAACYRIFDHLGWSELIYNHITLRVPGEDSAFLINPFGLSYNEVTASSLVKVDIDGQVLDGSRYPVNRAGFTQHSVFHRHLPDAHCIIHTHTTAGMAVSACAEGLRPISFYAAAFAGRIAYHGFEGVTIRPEEGERLIANLGDHRVMILRNHGTLVMAESLPEAFLKQWILQRACEIQVAAGAAGTPMDIPADVIAVHQRDLSGVQLPTGPGVPDFQAMVRVIDRIDKSWRD, encoded by the coding sequence ATGGCCCCCGCCGACATGCCCCCTGCCGAGAGGGAGGCGCGGCAGCAGCTTGCCGCCTGCTACCGCATATTCGACCATCTGGGCTGGTCGGAACTGATCTATAATCACATCACCCTGCGCGTGCCGGGGGAGGACAGCGCCTTCCTCATCAACCCCTTCGGCCTGTCCTATAACGAAGTCACCGCGTCCAGCCTGGTCAAGGTCGACATTGACGGGCAGGTGCTGGACGGCAGCCGCTATCCCGTCAACCGCGCGGGCTTTACCCAGCATAGCGTGTTCCACCGCCATTTGCCCGACGCCCATTGCATCATCCACACCCACACGACCGCAGGCATGGCGGTCAGCGCCTGTGCCGAGGGGCTGCGACCGATCAGCTTCTATGCGGCCGCCTTTGCCGGGCGCATCGCCTATCATGGCTTTGAAGGCGTCACGATCCGGCCGGAGGAAGGCGAACGGCTGATCGCCAATCTGGGCGACCATCGCGTCATGATCCTGCGCAACCACGGCACGCTGGTCATGGCGGAAAGCCTGCCCGAAGCCTTCCTGAAACAATGGATACTCCAGCGCGCCTGCGAGATTCAGGTGGCAGCGGGCGCCGCCGGCACGCCGATGGACATTCCGGCCGACGTGATCGCCGTGCATCAGCGCGACCTGAGCGGCGTGCAGTTGCCGACAGGGCCGGGCGTGCCGGATTTTCAGGCGATGGTGCGGGTGATCGACCGAATCGACAAAAGCTGGCGGGACTAG
- the rpsU gene encoding 30S ribosomal protein S21 has translation MQIIVRDNNVDQALRALKKKLQREGVYREMKLRRHYEKPSEKRAREKAAAVRRARKMDRKRAERDGAK, from the coding sequence ATGCAGATCATCGTTCGCGACAATAATGTCGACCAGGCCCTCCGCGCACTCAAGAAGAAGTTGCAGCGTGAAGGCGTGTATCGCGAAATGAAGCTGCGTCGCCACTACGAGAAGCCTTCGGAAAAGCGCGCCCGTGAAAAGGCCGCTGCGGTTCGCCGCGCACGCAAGATGGATCGCAAGCGCGCCGAGCGCGACGGCGCAAAGTAA
- a CDS encoding FKBP-type peptidyl-prolyl cis-trans isomerase translates to MSITAVPLRSIAKGSLTRLWIGVAVVALAAGGLAWAGQQGIEPSPATFLAQNGDADGVTTTPSGLQIKVLAEGTGPSPTTADVALVGYKGTLLDGTVFDENPQAPMPVDGVVPGFSEGLQKMKKGGKYRLWIPPQLGYGDQAAGPIPAGSILVFDVELHDFKSRAEIMQMQQMMQQQQGAQGAPLPQAMPGR, encoded by the coding sequence ATGTCGATAACGGCTGTTCCCCTTCGTTCCATTGCCAAGGGGTCGTTGACGCGACTCTGGATCGGCGTTGCCGTCGTCGCACTGGCGGCTGGTGGTCTGGCCTGGGCCGGGCAGCAGGGCATCGAGCCTTCGCCCGCAACCTTCCTGGCGCAGAATGGCGATGCCGATGGCGTGACCACCACGCCGTCGGGCCTTCAGATCAAGGTACTGGCCGAAGGCACCGGGCCTAGCCCGACGACCGCCGACGTGGCGCTGGTGGGGTATAAGGGCACGTTGCTGGACGGCACGGTGTTCGACGAAAATCCGCAGGCACCTATGCCGGTCGATGGCGTCGTGCCGGGCTTTTCCGAAGGCCTGCAAAAGATGAAGAAGGGCGGTAAATATCGCCTCTGGATCCCGCCGCAGCTGGGCTATGGCGATCAGGCCGCCGGCCCGATCCCGGCCGGTTCGATTCTGGTATTCGACGTCGAATTGCACGACTTCAAGTCGCGCGCGGAAATCATGCAGATGCAGCAGATGATGCAGCAACAGCAGGGCGCGCAAGGCGCGCCGCTGCCGCAGGCGATGCCGGGCCGCTGA
- the gltB gene encoding glutamate synthase large subunit produces the protein MTEQTQYMASPEERARIAAEGMYHPDMEGDACGVGLVAATDGRPSRRVVASAIDALKAVWHRGAVDADGKTGDGAGIHVDLPVRFFDDAIADSGHKPLPNRLAVGMIFLPRTDLSAQETCRTIVESEIIDAGYTIYGWRQVPVDVSVIGEKAQRTRPEIEQIMIAGPMPEERDQAEFEKDLYLIRRRIEKQVIAAQINDFYVCSLSCRSIIYKGLFLAESLSVFYPDLQDERFESRVAIFHQRYSTNTFPQWWLAQPFRTLAHNGEINTIRGNKNWMKSHEIKMASLAFGEQSEDIKPVIPAGASDTAALDAVFEAICRSGRDAPTAKLMLVPEAWQHESAELPKAHADMYDYLASVMEPWDGPAALAMTDGRWVVAGVDRNALRPLRYTLTGDNLLIVGSETGMVVVPETTIVKKGRMGPGQMIAIDLQEGELYDDGAIKDKIAAERPYGELIKDFMAIGDLTDAPTALPAWDKAELTRRQVAANLTLEDLELILSPMVEDAKEAIGSMGDDTPLAVISDKPRTVSHFFRQNFSQVTNPPIDPLRERHVMSLKTRFSNLHNILEQDAQNSHVLVLDSPVLTSAEWARLKAHFGPAVAEIDCTFPANGGQEQLRAAIARIREEAEQAVREGRTELFLTDEGVNADRAAIAGVLAAAAVHTHLVRKGLRSYASINVRCAEALDTHYFAVLIGVGATTVNAYLAEASIADRHGRGLFGSLDLNACFERYRVAINEGLLKIMSKMGIAVISSYRGGYNFEAVGLSRALVNDLFPGMPAKISGEGYASLHYSAMLRHEKAFDAAVVRLPIGGFYRQRQGGESHAYSAQLMHLLQTAVATDSYSTYLQFSRGVRDLPPVYLRDLMEFNFAREAVPIDEVEATTEIRKRFVTPGMSLGALSPEAHETLAIAMNRIGAKAVSGEGGEDANRFKPYENGDNANSVIKQIASGRFGVHAEYLASAEEIEIKVAQGAKPGEGGQLPGFKVTEFIAKLRHSTPGVTLISPPPHHDIYSIEDLAQLIYDCKMINPRARVCVKLVSQAGIGTVAAGVAKAHADVILIAGHVGGTGASPQTSIKYAGTPWEMGLSEANQVLTLNGLRHRVKLRTDGGLKTGRDIVIAAILGAEEYGIGTLSLVAMGCIMVRQCHSNTCPVGVCVQDEALRAKFTGTPEKVINLMTFIAEEVREVLARLGFRSLDEVIGRTELLKQVNRGAEHLDDLDLNPILAKVDAPDDQRRFSLNQWRNEVPDSLDAQMMRDAKAVFERGEKMQLTYTVRNTHRAVGTRLSSAVTDRFGMSTLADGHLTVRLRGSAGQSLGAFLCKGITLEVFGDANDYVGKGLSGGIIKVRTTVSSPLSSKDNTIIGNTVLYGATSGKLFAAGQAGERFAVRNSGAQVVVEGCGANGCEYMTGGTAVILGKTGANFGAGMTGGMAFILDEDGSFPSRANPEGIVWQRLESAHWEAQVKDLITQHAQSTDSKWSGTILEDWDRWRRYIWQVCPKEMLGRLAYPLSDTETQVVAAE, from the coding sequence ATGACCGAGCAGACGCAATATATGGCAAGCCCCGAAGAACGCGCGCGCATCGCGGCGGAGGGCATGTATCACCCGGATATGGAAGGCGACGCCTGTGGCGTGGGCCTGGTCGCCGCCACCGATGGCCGCCCGTCGCGCCGCGTCGTCGCCAGCGCGATCGATGCGTTGAAGGCCGTGTGGCACCGTGGCGCAGTCGACGCCGATGGCAAGACCGGCGATGGCGCGGGCATCCATGTCGACCTGCCGGTGCGCTTCTTCGACGATGCGATCGCTGATTCGGGCCACAAGCCGCTGCCCAATCGCCTGGCCGTCGGCATGATCTTCCTGCCGCGCACGGATCTGAGCGCGCAGGAAACCTGCCGCACCATCGTGGAAAGCGAAATCATCGACGCGGGCTACACCATCTATGGCTGGCGTCAGGTGCCGGTGGACGTATCCGTCATCGGCGAAAAGGCGCAGCGCACGCGGCCTGAGATCGAGCAGATCATGATCGCCGGGCCAATGCCCGAAGAACGTGATCAGGCCGAGTTCGAAAAGGACTTGTATCTCATCCGTCGCCGGATCGAGAAGCAGGTGATCGCTGCGCAGATCAACGATTTCTACGTCTGTTCGCTGTCGTGCCGGTCGATCATCTACAAGGGGCTGTTCCTGGCCGAATCGCTGTCGGTATTCTATCCCGATTTGCAGGATGAGCGGTTCGAAAGCCGGGTCGCCATCTTCCATCAGCGCTATTCGACCAACACCTTCCCGCAATGGTGGCTGGCCCAGCCGTTCCGCACCCTCGCCCATAATGGTGAGATCAACACGATTCGCGGCAACAAGAACTGGATGAAGAGCCACGAGATCAAGATGGCGTCGCTGGCGTTCGGCGAACAGTCGGAGGACATCAAGCCGGTGATTCCGGCGGGCGCGTCCGATACTGCTGCGCTCGACGCCGTGTTCGAAGCGATCTGCCGGTCGGGCCGCGACGCGCCAACGGCCAAGCTTATGCTGGTGCCGGAAGCTTGGCAGCATGAAAGCGCCGAACTGCCCAAGGCTCATGCCGACATGTATGATTATCTGGCATCCGTCATGGAGCCATGGGACGGCCCTGCCGCGCTTGCCATGACCGATGGCCGCTGGGTCGTGGCCGGTGTGGATCGCAACGCGCTGCGCCCGCTGCGCTACACGCTGACCGGCGACAATCTGCTGATCGTGGGGTCCGAAACCGGCATGGTCGTGGTGCCGGAAACCACCATAGTCAAAAAGGGCCGCATGGGTCCGGGCCAGATGATCGCCATCGACCTTCAGGAAGGCGAACTGTATGATGACGGCGCGATCAAGGACAAGATCGCTGCCGAACGCCCCTATGGCGAACTGATCAAGGATTTCATGGCGATCGGCGACCTGACCGATGCGCCCACTGCCCTGCCCGCCTGGGACAAGGCCGAACTGACCCGGCGTCAGGTCGCCGCCAACCTGACGCTGGAGGATCTGGAACTGATCCTCTCGCCGATGGTGGAGGATGCCAAGGAAGCGATCGGCTCGATGGGCGACGACACGCCGCTGGCCGTCATTTCCGACAAGCCGCGCACGGTCAGCCACTTCTTCCGCCAGAATTTCAGCCAGGTCACCAACCCGCCGATCGACCCGTTGCGCGAACGGCATGTGATGAGCCTGAAAACGCGCTTTTCCAACCTGCACAATATATTGGAGCAGGACGCGCAGAACAGCCATGTTCTGGTGCTGGACTCGCCGGTGCTGACCAGCGCCGAATGGGCGCGGCTGAAGGCGCATTTTGGCCCAGCCGTCGCGGAAATCGACTGCACCTTCCCGGCCAATGGCGGGCAGGAGCAATTGCGCGCCGCCATCGCCCGCATCCGCGAGGAAGCCGAACAGGCCGTGCGCGAAGGCCGCACCGAATTGTTCCTGACCGACGAAGGCGTCAATGCCGATCGCGCTGCTATCGCGGGCGTGCTGGCCGCCGCTGCGGTGCATACGCATCTGGTGCGCAAGGGGCTGCGCTCCTACGCATCCATCAATGTGCGCTGCGCCGAAGCGCTCGACACCCATTATTTCGCGGTGCTGATCGGCGTCGGCGCAACCACGGTGAACGCCTATCTGGCCGAAGCCAGCATCGCCGATCGCCATGGGCGCGGGCTGTTCGGGTCGCTCGACCTGAACGCCTGCTTCGAACGCTATCGCGTGGCCATCAACGAAGGCCTGCTCAAGATCATGTCCAAAATGGGCATTGCGGTCATCAGCAGCTATCGTGGCGGCTATAATTTCGAGGCGGTCGGCCTGTCCCGTGCGCTGGTCAACGACCTGTTCCCCGGTATGCCGGCGAAAATTTCGGGCGAAGGCTATGCCTCGCTCCATTACAGCGCGATGCTGCGCCACGAAAAGGCGTTCGACGCAGCGGTGGTGCGTCTTCCGATCGGCGGCTTCTATCGCCAGCGGCAGGGCGGTGAGAGCCATGCCTATTCGGCGCAGCTGATGCACTTGTTGCAGACCGCCGTGGCGACCGACAGCTACTCCACCTATCTGCAATTTTCGCGCGGCGTGCGCGATTTGCCGCCGGTCTATCTGCGCGACCTAATGGAGTTCAACTTCGCCCGCGAAGCCGTGCCGATCGACGAAGTGGAAGCCACCACCGAAATCCGCAAGCGCTTCGTAACGCCCGGCATGTCGCTGGGCGCGCTGTCGCCCGAAGCGCATGAGACGCTGGCGATCGCCATGAACCGCATCGGCGCGAAGGCCGTGTCGGGCGAAGGCGGCGAGGATGCGAACCGCTTCAAGCCTTATGAAAATGGCGACAACGCGAACAGCGTCATCAAGCAGATCGCGTCGGGCCGCTTCGGCGTCCATGCCGAATATCTGGCATCGGCCGAGGAAATCGAGATCAAGGTCGCGCAGGGTGCCAAGCCCGGCGAAGGCGGCCAGTTGCCCGGTTTCAAGGTGACCGAATTCATCGCCAAGCTGCGCCATTCGACGCCCGGCGTGACGCTGATTTCGCCGCCGCCGCATCACGACATCTATTCGATCGAGGATCTGGCGCAGCTCATCTACGACTGCAAGATGATCAACCCGCGCGCCCGCGTGTGCGTGAAGCTGGTCAGCCAGGCCGGGATCGGCACGGTCGCGGCGGGCGTGGCAAAAGCACACGCAGACGTCATCCTGATCGCAGGCCATGTCGGCGGCACTGGCGCGTCACCCCAGACGTCGATCAAATATGCCGGCACGCCATGGGAAATGGGCCTGTCCGAAGCCAATCAGGTGTTGACTCTCAACGGGTTGCGCCACCGGGTGAAGCTGCGCACCGATGGCGGCCTGAAAACCGGGCGCGACATCGTGATCGCCGCGATATTGGGCGCGGAAGAATATGGCATCGGCACGCTGTCGCTGGTCGCCATGGGCTGCATCATGGTGCGTCAGTGCCACAGCAACACCTGCCCCGTGGGCGTGTGCGTGCAGGACGAAGCGCTGCGCGCCAAGTTCACCGGCACCCCGGAAAAGGTCATCAACCTGATGACCTTCATCGCCGAAGAAGTGCGCGAAGTGCTGGCGCGGCTGGGCTTCCGCAGTCTGGACGAAGTGATCGGGCGGACCGAACTGCTCAAGCAGGTCAATCGCGGGGCCGAACATCTCGACGATCTCGACCTCAACCCCATATTGGCCAAGGTGGATGCCCCCGACGACCAGCGCCGCTTCAGCCTGAACCAGTGGCGCAACGAAGTCCCCGACAGCCTGGACGCGCAGATGATGCGCGACGCAAAGGCCGTGTTCGAACGGGGCGAAAAGATGCAGCTCACCTACACGGTGCGCAACACGCATCGCGCGGTCGGCACCCGCCTCTCGTCTGCCGTGACCGATCGTTTCGGCATGTCCACGTTGGCCGACGGACATCTGACCGTGCGGTTGCGCGGGTCCGCCGGGCAGTCGCTGGGCGCGTTCCTCTGCAAGGGCATCACGCTTGAAGTGTTCGGCGACGCCAACGACTATGTCGGCAAGGGGCTGTCGGGCGGCATCATCAAGGTGCGCACGACCGTATCCAGCCCGCTGTCGTCGAAGGACAATACGATCATCGGCAACACTGTCCTCTATGGCGCGACCAGCGGCAAGCTGTTCGCGGCGGGGCAAGCGGGCGAGCGCTTCGCCGTCCGCAATTCGGGCGCGCAGGTCGTGGTCGAAGGCTGCGGCGCGAATGGGTGCGAATATATGACCGGCGGCACGGCCGTCATTCTGGGCAAGACCGGCGCGAATTTCGGCGCGGGCATGACCGGCGGCATGGCCTTCATCCTCGATGAGGATGGCAGCTTCCCGTCACGCGCCAACCCCGAAGGCATCGTCTGGCAGCGGCTGGAAAGCGCCCATTGGGAGGCACAGGTCAAGGATCTGATCACCCAACACGCGCAGTCGACCGACAGCAAATGGTCCGGCACCATATTGGAGGATTGGGACCGCTGGCGGCGTTACATCTGGCAGGTATGTCCCAAGGAAATGCTCGGCCGCCTCGCTTACCCGCTCAGCGACACAGAAACGCAGGTCGTCGCCGCCGAATAA